AGGATACGTTGGGGGTCCAGGGGAGGCGAAGCCCCCCTGGAGCGCGGGGTTGCAAGGGGCTGCCGCTTAGCGGCCCCTTGCCCGCCGGAGGCATAACGAGATCGAGCGTGGTCAACGGGGCACGACGGTCTTCGTAGAAGCTGGGTGCAACAGCGCACGGCCCTTCCCCTTGCCCGCCGGAGGCATAACGAGATCGGGCGTGTTCAACAGGGTACAACTGACTTCGTAGAAGCCGTGTGCAACCGCGCACGCCCCATCCCCATCCCTATCCCCTTGCCCCCCACCCACCACAAACAGCAAGGGGGCCGCGTTACCGCAGCCCCCTCGTTCAACACTTCAATTTCCAACCGTGCACACGCGGTGCACCTCGACTACTGCGCCGCAATCCATTCCATTGCCGCGTGCAGGTCGAGGGTGCCGGTGTAAATCGCGCGACCGGTGATGGCTCCTTCCACGCTTGACGTTTGCGTCAGCGGGTACAACGCCCGCACGTCTTCCAGCGTGGCCACGCCGCCCGCCGCGATGACCGGCACCGGGCACATGCCCGCCAGCTTTTCCAGCGCGGCCAGGTTCACCCCGGTCTGCATGCCGTCGCGGTCGATGTCGGTGTAGATGACGAAGGCGGTGCCCGCGTCCAGCAGGCGGGGCAGCACGTCGTCCACGGTCAGGCCGGAATCGGCCACCCAGCCCTTGGTCTTCAGCCTGCCGCCCTCGGCGTCCAGCGAAACCCCGATGCGCCCCGGAAAGGCCGCACACAGGCGGGCATACAGGTCCGGTTCTTCGAGGGCCACGGTGCCGATGATCAGTCGCTGCACCCCGGCGTCGAGGTAGGCTTTCGCCGTGGCCTCGTCGCGGATGCCGCCGCCAAGCTGCACCGGCACGGAAAGGTCGGCGCAGATGCGGCGGATCAACTCGAAGTTGGCGGGCATGCCGCTGAAGGCCCCGTCCAGGTCGATGACGTGCAGCCATTTGGCGCCCTGGTCCTGCCAGTGGCGGGCCATGGCGGCCGGATCGTCGGAAAACACGGTCTCCGCGTCGGCGCGGCCCTGCCGCAACCGCACGCAGCGGCCATCCTTGATGTCAACGGCGGGAAACAGGATCACAGACCGAACTCCTTGATGGCCTTGCGCATCCCTTCCTTGGCCAGGTCAAGGGCGGACAGCCACTTGCCCTTGCGCCCCACGAACTTGCCCATTTCCAGCAGGTTGTCCGCAAGGCCCATCTGCTTTTCGTCGTAGTTGGAGCGCATGATCAGGGTGCCGCCCTTCACGTCGATGAGGAACACGTCCATCATGATGCTGGCCGATTCGGTGACGCCCATGTCGCCGCCCTTGCGCTCGCGCATGTTGACGACCTGGGGCACCAGCAGAAAGTCCACCTCGGCCTTGCGGCCCACTTCCACCCAATAGGCCAGCGCCTGCGGACGGCCGCCGGTACGCCCGGCAGTCTGGGCCGACAGCGAGGGCTTGGTGGCGGCAAAGCTGTACACGCGCTTGGTTTCGCCACGCAGGATATCGCCGAAGGTGCGGTCGAGGTCGGCAAAGATTTCTTCGGGCACCCGCTGCTGGTCCTCGGGAATGTACCCGGCCAGCAGGTCGGCCATGGCCGTGGGCTGGGTGAAGGCCGCCACGCCGATGGTGGCGTCCGGCAGCGGGGCGGGGCCGCGCTGGCGCTGCGAGCAGCCGGGCAGGGCGACGAGCAATGTGAGGACGAGCAGCGCGAGCAGCGCGCCCGACACCGGGAAGGAGATGAAACCGCGATGGGTACGCATCAGTCTAGGCTCCCTTTGGTGCTGAGCAGCGTCTCGCGGTCACGGCGTACCGCCTGCCGCAGGGCAAGTCCCAGCCCCTTGGCGGCGGATTCCAGCAGGTGGTGACCGTTCCTGCCGTACAGGAACGAGACGTGCAGGTTCATGCGGGCGGCCGAGGCGAACGCCTTCAGGAATTCGCGCCACAGGTCGCGTTCCTGCCCGGCGATGACGGGCGGCAGAAGGTCGTCCCCGCGCCATTCAAGCCACGGGCGGCCGGAAATGTCTATGCACACGTCGGCCAGGGCCTCGTCCATGGGCACGCGGGCAAAGCCCACGCGGGCAATGCCCGACCGTTCGCCCAGGGCATCGGCCAGGGCCTGGCCCAGGCACAGGCCCACGTCTTCCACGGTGTGGTGGGCGTCGATCTCGAGGTCGCCGGTGCAGGACAGGGTAAGGTCGAACCCGGCCCAGAACGCGGCCAGAGTGATGACATGGTCCGCCATGCCGAACCCGGTGTGCACGTTGACAAGGCCCTGCCCGTCCACCACGAGGTCGAGGCGGATGGAGGTCTCCTTGGTTTCGCGGAACACGGCGGCGCTGCGCTGGCTCATCTCGGGCTCCTTCCGGGGTGCGGGGTTCATGTTTGTGGACCTTTGCGTACTGCGTGGCCGGGGTGCTGCGCGGCTGGTGAAGTGGGTGTGCCCCTAGTCGCCCTGTATGACGGTATCGGGGCCGGGCTTTTCGGCGTCGCCGTCCTTTCCTTCCGTGTTCTCGCCGTCTTCACCGTCCGCACCGGGCTTCTTCTTGGCGAACACGGCGGCCACGAGGATGCTTATTTCATACAGCACAAGCATGGGCGCCGCCATCATCATCTGCGAGAAGACATCCGGCGGGGTGAGAATGGCAGCCACGATGAAGATGGCGAGAATGGCGTACTTGCGGGTCTTGCGCATCCACTGCGCAGTGACGAGGCCAAGCCGCGCCAGGAAGAACGCGAACAGCGGCATTTCGAAGATCAGCCCGAAGGCAAGCAGCATCTTGAGCGTGAAGCCCAGATACTCGTCCAGCTTGGGCATGGGCGCGATGGTGTCGGTGGCAAAGCCCACGAAGAACTCGAAGGCATACGGAAACACCTGAAAATAGCAGAATGCCGCGCCCGCCACGAAGAACAGCGCAGAGGCCCCGGCAATGGGAATGACGTGGCGCTTTTCCTCGTCGTACAGGCCGGGCGCGATGAACAACCATATCTGGTAGAACAGGTACGGGCTGGCCAGAAAGGCCCCGGCCACCAGCGCCACCTGCATGTAGACAAAGAATGCCTCTGGCAGGGCGGTGTAGATCAGCTTGGAACCGGACGGCAGCGCCCGGGTCAAGGGGATCATCAGGTAGTTGAAGAGCTGTTCGGCAAAGCCGTAGCAGGCGAAGAAGCCCACGGCCAGCGCGATGAGGCTGCGCACCAGGCGTACGCGCAGTTCGGAAAGATGGTCCAGCAGGGTCATGGAGCGGCCACCCTCGGTGGTCGCTTCGTCTTCCTTGCTGGCTCGGTCCACGGCTTCGCTGAGGTCGCGCGGGGGGGCGGACACCACGGCGTTCTCCGTGGCGGCGGCATCGTCCGTTTCGTCCGTGCCCTGCGGGGGCGGTGAGTCGGAGCCGCCTTGCCCTGCGACCGGTTCGGCGGAAGGTTCGGCGTCCTGACGGACGTCTGTCGGGCTGGCGGCGGGGGGCACGTCGGAACCGTCCGGCTCATAGTCGGGCAGCACTGCGGCGGCGATCACGCTCTCGACGGAACGGGAATCGTCGGAATCCGGGGCGATCGGCGCAGATTCCGAGGCAACGGATTCCGCCTGCCCGGCATCGGTGGGGGCCTGCCCCGCAGCCTTTCGCTCGCAGGCTTCTATGGCGTCAAGTTCGCAGGCGTTGCGTTCAGCTGCGTCTGGATCGAACACTTCCGGTTCCGGGGTGTCCGGTCCGCCCGCTGCCGGAGATTTCTCGCGGTCGCCTTCGGACACGGGCTCCGCCTTGGCGGCGTCCTTGTCGTCCTGGCTCATGCGTTCTTACCGACCGATTCGGTGGTGGCATTGGCGGTCTCGGCCTTGGCCTGTTCGGCCTTGGGGGCTTCGGCCTTGGCCTTGTCGTCGAAAAATTCCTTCTCGGCTTCCTTCTTGCGGCGCTCGTGATCCTCGAGATCGATCTCGGTGTTCAACGTGCGCTGGAAGTCGGTGGAAACCCTGCGGAATTCACCCATGGCCTTGCCCAGCGTACGTGCGATGTTGGGCAGGTTCTTGGGACCGAGGACAATGAGGGCCACGACCATGATGACCAGAAGTTCCGTACTGCCGATGCCGAACATGGAAGACAGACCGCCTTGGTTGCAGTGCTGCGGGCGGGGGCCGGGATAACCGACCATGCCCCGTGGGCGCCGCGCCATGGCGCGGTCCTTCGGCCGAATGCGGGGGGTGCCACGGGGACCGGAAGGCCCCCGTGCGTCCGCCGTGCGTTCATCCAGTCGTGCACCTGTGCGTGCACCCGGTCGAACGCCGTCCGCCTATTCCCATTCGATGGTGCTCGGCGGCTTCGAGGAGATGTCGTAGACCACGCGGTTCACGCCCTTCACCTCGTTGATTATCCGGCTCGAAATACGCTCAAGCAGTTCGGATGGCAAGCGCGCCCAGTCTGCCGTCATGGCGTCCACGCTGTCCACGATGCGCAGCGCGATGACGTGTTCGTAGGTGCGGCCATCGCCCATGACGCCCACGGTCTTCAGCGGCAGCAGCACGGCAAAGCCCTGCCACACCTTGCGGTACCAGCCGGAGGACATCAGCTCGGCCTGCACGATCTTGTCGGCCTTGCGCAGGATGTCCAGGCGTTCCTCGGTGATTTCGCCGATGACGCGGATGGCAAGGCCGGGGCCGGGGAAGGGATGACGCCAGATGATGAAGTCCGGCAGGCCCAGTTCGCCCGCAACCTTGCGCACTTCGTCCTTGAACAGTTCGCGCAGCGGTTCGATGAGCTTCAGGTTCATCTTTTCCGGCAGGCCGCCCACGTTGTGGTGGCTCTTGATGACGGCGGAAGGCCCCTTGTGCGACACCGACTCGATCACGTCGGGGTACAGGGTGCCCTGGGCCAGGAAGTCCACGTGGCCAAGGGCTTTCGCTTCCTCGTCGAACACCTCGATGAAGGTGTAGCCGATGATCTTGCGCTTCTGTTCCGGGTCGTCCACGCCTTCCAGCTTGTCGAGGAAGCGGCGCTGGGCCTGCACGTACTTCAGGTTCAGGTCGAAGTGCTCGCAAAGGTAATCCACCACTTCCTGGCCTTCGTTCAGGCGCAGCACGCCGTTGTCCACGAAGATGCAGTGCAGACGCTTGCCGATGGCCTTGTGCAGCAGCACGGCCACCACGGTGGAGTCGATGCCGCCCGAAAGCGCGCACACCACGTGGCGGTCACCCACGGTTTCGGCCATTTCCTTGATGGCGCGCTCGACAAACGACGACATGGTCCAGTCGGCCTTCAGCTTGGCCACATGGAACAGGAAGTTGCTGATGATGCGGGCGCCTTCCTCGGTGTGGTGCACTTCGGGGTGGAACTGCACGGCGTAGATGCGGCGGGCGTCGTCGGCCATGGCCGCCACATCCAGGGTGGCGGTGCGGCCCACCACGGCAAAGCCGGGCGGGGGCGTCTTGACCTTGTCGCCGTGGCTCATCCACACGCGGGTGGGCGCGGACTTGTCGATGCCGTCCCACAGCGGGCAGTCGCCCAGCAGGGTGAGGTCGGACGGGCCGTATTCGCGCGTTTCCGAGGTGGCCAACTGGCCGCCCAGGTTGTGCCCCAGAAGCTGCATGCCGTAGCAGATGGCCAGCACGGGCACGCCAAGTTCCAGCAACCCCTTGTCCAGGGTGGGGGCGTCTGCCTCGCCCACGCTGGCCGGGCCGCCGGACAGGATGACGGCGGCGGGCTTCATGGCGCGCACCTGCTCTGCCGTGACGATGCAGGGATGGATTTCGGAATAGATGCCGGCCTCGCGCACGCGGCGGGCGATGAGCTGCGTCACCTGCGAACCGTAGTCGACGATGATGACCTTGGTCTGTGCTTCCATGTGCTGTCCTCTGTCGCCCGCGCGGGGTGCATCGGGCAATCGTGATATGCGTTGTGAGGCCGTAGTGTCTGGGAAGTAGCGGCTGCCCGACGACGCTCTTTTGCTTTTCGGCGTCACCGGGACATGCGCGGCGGGATTTTCGTTCTCCGGCAAGGAAGGCGAGCCTTTTACGAAGGGAGCGTACTCTTTGGTACGTGACCGGAGTAAAAGACGATGCCTGACGACGCCGGAGGGCGAAAGGCCCGCCGCGAGCGGCTAGTTATTGTCGATGCGGTAGTTGGGCGATTCCTTGGTGATGATGACATCATGCACGTGGCTTTCACGAAGCCCCGCTGCGGATATCTCCACGAACTGCGCCTTTTCCTGCAATTCCTTGATGTCTGCCGCGCCCACGTAGCCCATGCCGGAGCGCAGGCCGCCCACCAACTGGTACAGGCTTTCGGCCACCGGGCCCTTCACGGGCACCCGGCCCACGATGCCTTCGGGCACCAGCTTCTTGCTCTTTTCCTGGAAGTAGCGGTCAGAGCTGCCGTCCTTCATGGCGTCGATGGAGCCCATGCCGCGATATATCTTGTATGAGCGGCCCTGGTAGAGAATGGTTTCGCCCGGGCTTTCGTCGGTACCCGCGAACAGGCTGCCGACCATCACGGTGTCCGCGCCCATGGCGATGGCCTTCACCACGTCGCCCGAGAACTTCACGCCGCCGTCGGCGATGATGCAGCGGCCAAGCTCGCGCGCGGCACGCACGGATTCGAGGATGGCGGTCACCTGGGGCACGCCCACGCCCGCCACGATGCGGGTGGTGCAGATGGAGCCGGGGCCGATGCCCACCTTCACGGTGTCGGCGCCAGCCTTCAGGATGGCTTTCGCCCCTTCGTAGGTGGCCACGTTGCCCGCCACCAACTGGCACTTGGGAAAGGCGCCCTTGACCAGTTCGATGGCGCGCAGCACGTTGCGCGAGTGGCCGTGGGCGGAATCGAGCACCAGAAAGTCCACGCCCGCAGCCAGCAGGGCGCCCGCGCGTTCCTCGCAGTCCTTGCCGATGCCGATGGCGGCGCCCACGCGCAGGCGACCGTTGTCGTCCTTGCACGAATTCGGGTACTTCTGGACCTTGTCGATATCCTTCATGGTGATGAGGCCCTTCAGGCGATTGCCCTCGTCCACCACCAGCAGTTTTTCGATGCGGTGCGCGTGCAGCAGGTCCTTGGCCTCGTCCAGGGTGGTGCCCACGGGCACGGTGACCAGGTTCTTGCTGGTCATCACCTCGCGCACCTGGGTGCCTTCCAGGTCCTTGACGAAGCGCACGTCGCGGTTGGTCAGAATGCCCACCAGTTCCACCCCGCGCACCACCGGCAGGCCGGAGACGCGGTATTCGGCCATCAGCTCCAGGGCCTGGCGCACGGAATAGTCGGGGTCGATGGTCACGGGGTCGATGATCATGCCGCTTTCGGACTTCTTGACCTTTTCGACCTCGATGCGCTGGCGGTCCACGGGCATGTTCTTGTGGATGACGCCGACGCCGCCGTTGCGGGCCATGGAAATGGCCATGCCGGAATCGGTCACGGTGTCCATGGCGGCGCTGAGCAGGGGAATGTTGAGGCGGATTTCGGGGGTGAGCCAGGTGGAGACGTCCACGAGGTCGGGGGTGACTTCGGAATAGCCGGGCTGCAGCAGGACGTCGTCGAACGTCAGTGCCTTGCACACGATCTTGCTCATGATCTCTCTCCGGGCGGGTTGGTTGGAGCGTCCGGGCCGCGCGGCTCCGGACCGTTTTCCCCGTCTGCCTCCGAACGAAGGGCGGGTCGTTGGGCTTGGCAGGTTTGACAAAAATGTCAAAATTTAATCAACCATCATATCGGGTCAGGCGCCGGATTGTCAAGATTCGGGTTGTTTCCCCAATCAGTGACAGGCGGGCGGGGCAGGTGACGGGGCAGGTGACGGGGCAGGTGACGGCGCGTTGCCCTGTTCGCCAAGGCATGGCCGTGTCCTTTGTTTCGTTTCATCTTGCCATCCGGGAGTTGCCTGCGGTTGCACGGGGTGTCACAGGCCATCCGGGCCTTCGCGCGCCGTCGTCATCTCCGTCCCGTGCATGCACGAAAGGGGCGGTGGTCCGCCCCTTCCGGTGTGTGTCGTCATGCGGCGGGGCTGCGCCCGCTACTGCTTCTTGTCCTGCTGCTTCTTGTCGCCGTGCGTGGCGGATTCCAGTTCCTGCCGGGCCTGGGCTTTCAGGTCTTCCGGGGCCCTGGCGTCGTCCATGATGGCCTTCAGATGGGCGTTGCCCTTGGCTTCGGCCTTCAGGTAGTGGCGGTACAGGATGCCCAGGTTGAAACGCGCGGCGGGCTGGGGATCGATTTCGATGAGCCGCTCGAAGGTTTCCGCCGCCTTGTCGAAAGACTGCTGCTGGTACTGGGCGATGCCCAGCATGTACAGCGGCTGCGGGTCCGCCGGGGCGGCCACCACGGCGCGGGCCAGAAAGCTTTCGGCGCGCGCCCAGTCGGAATGATCCAGAAAGTGCTGGCCAAGGGCGAACAGCGCGCCCGCGTCGGTGGGGTTCTGCTGCACCTTCTGCATCAGCGCGGACACCACTTCCATCTCGCCGTCGTGCTCGCCCGCCTGTTCCTGCGCGGCGGGGCCGCGCCCCTGCTGCACCAGCGAGGGGTTGGACAGGCGGTACAGGAACGACGCGCCCAGCATGGCGGCCAGGCCCACGCACACGGCCAGCAGCACCAGCTTGCGACCGCCGTCCAGCGGATTCATGGTCAGGGTGCTATTTGTCATCGCCAAGCATCTCCATGTGGCGGATGCGCCGGTCCAGGGTCTGTTGCGCGCGGGCCAGCAGGAACAGGTAGGCGCCGATGCCGAGCCACACGGCCGCGTTGGCGACCAGGAGCCATTGGGTGCTCTCCATATTTTTTCGAACCTCCTGCCTTTTGCAAGGCTAGATGGTGGTTTCCGTCGCAAGCACGTCGATGCGTGCCGCCATGCGCCGCTGCGCCGCGCGCAGCCAGGTCAGCGCCACCCACAGAAAGCCGAAGGCGACGATGCAGGCGATGACGGTGGTCTTCATTTCCGCTTCCAGCCCGCCGCCCTTGGATGCAAACACGGCGGGGTGGATGGAGCGCCACAGCCGGGCGGACAGGAACACCAGCGGCACGTCGAGGAAGGCCACAATGCCCACCACGGCGGAGACGGTGCCCAGCCGCTCGCGCGGCAGGTCGAGGGTGCGCAGCACAAGGTAGCCCGCGTACACGAACCACATGACCAGGGTGGTGGTCAGACGCGGGTCCCACGTCCACCAGACGCCCCAGGAATGGCGGCCCCAGATGGAGCCGGTGATGAGGGCAAGGCCGCTGAACAGCACGCCCACTTCGGCGGCGGCGCCGGACAGCGCGTCCCACTTCCAGTCGCGGGTGCGCAGAAAGGCGATGCTGGCCGCGAACACGGTAAGGAAGCTGATCAGCGACCACCACGCCAGCGGCATGTGGAAGTAGAAGATCTTCTGCACGATGCCCATGGTCTGTTCCACGGGGGCGTACACGAAGATCAGGTATTGGCAGAGCGCGAGGGCCAGGCCCGCGATAATCCCGACAAGGGGCATCACGGGGGAAAGCCGGTTCGTTTGCATGGGTGCCTCGCAATAAGGGGTCAAGGGGGCGCGGCCCCCTTGCGGGGGCCAGGGGGCAGAGCCCCCTGATCAGTTGCTTTCAGCTATTCTTCCCCGCCGTACACGAAGGGAAAGAGCACGATGCCTGCGCCAAGGAACAGCGCGTCGAAGGCGGCCACCAGCCCCAGCCATGATTCCACCCCTTCGGGGATGTCGTCGGCAAAGGCGGCGGCGCCCACCCGGATGCCCGCAAGCAGCACCGGGACCAGCAGCGGAAACAGCACGATGCTGAGCAGCGATTCGCGGGCGGCCTGCCCTTGCGACAGGGCGCCCAGCAGCGCGCCAAGGGCCACGATGCCCACGTCCGCGAGCAGTACGGTGGCCAGCCCCACGTGCCACAGGGGCGACACGGTCTGGCCCAGGAAGACGATGGCGGCGGGCAGGAACACGGCCTGGGCGCAGAGCAGCAGGGTAAACCCGGCAATGCCCTTGCCCAGCCACACGGCCTGCACCGGCACGGGAGCCAGCAGCAGCCCGAAACGGGCGCCGTTGGCTTCCTCGATGGAGAACAGGGTATTGAAGATGAGCACCTGGCAGAAGGCGGACGCCAGCCAGAAGATGGCGGCGGCCCCCTGCGGTCCCATCACCTCGCCCACGCGCTGCGACAGGCTGAACACGAAG
This DNA window, taken from Nitratidesulfovibrio sp., encodes the following:
- the guaA gene encoding glutamine-hydrolyzing GMP synthase — encoded protein: MEAQTKVIIVDYGSQVTQLIARRVREAGIYSEIHPCIVTAEQVRAMKPAAVILSGGPASVGEADAPTLDKGLLELGVPVLAICYGMQLLGHNLGGQLATSETREYGPSDLTLLGDCPLWDGIDKSAPTRVWMSHGDKVKTPPPGFAVVGRTATLDVAAMADDARRIYAVQFHPEVHHTEEGARIISNFLFHVAKLKADWTMSSFVERAIKEMAETVGDRHVVCALSGGIDSTVVAVLLHKAIGKRLHCIFVDNGVLRLNEGQEVVDYLCEHFDLNLKYVQAQRRFLDKLEGVDDPEQKRKIIGYTFIEVFDEEAKALGHVDFLAQGTLYPDVIESVSHKGPSAVIKSHHNVGGLPEKMNLKLIEPLRELFKDEVRKVAGELGLPDFIIWRHPFPGPGLAIRVIGEITEERLDILRKADKIVQAELMSSGWYRKVWQGFAVLLPLKTVGVMGDGRTYEHVIALRIVDSVDAMTADWARLPSELLERISSRIINEVKGVNRVVYDISSKPPSTIEWE
- the tatC gene encoding twin-arginine translocase subunit TatC; translated protein: MSQDDKDAAKAEPVSEGDREKSPAAGGPDTPEPEVFDPDAAERNACELDAIEACERKAAGQAPTDAGQAESVASESAPIAPDSDDSRSVESVIAAAVLPDYEPDGSDVPPAASPTDVRQDAEPSAEPVAGQGGSDSPPPQGTDETDDAAATENAVVSAPPRDLSEAVDRASKEDEATTEGGRSMTLLDHLSELRVRLVRSLIALAVGFFACYGFAEQLFNYLMIPLTRALPSGSKLIYTALPEAFFVYMQVALVAGAFLASPYLFYQIWLFIAPGLYDEEKRHVIPIAGASALFFVAGAAFCYFQVFPYAFEFFVGFATDTIAPMPKLDEYLGFTLKMLLAFGLIFEMPLFAFFLARLGLVTAQWMRKTRKYAILAIFIVAAILTPPDVFSQMMMAAPMLVLYEISILVAAVFAKKKPGADGEDGENTEGKDGDAEKPGPDTVIQGD
- the ccsA gene encoding cytochrome c biogenesis protein CcsA gives rise to the protein MQTNRLSPVMPLVGIIAGLALALCQYLIFVYAPVEQTMGIVQKIFYFHMPLAWWSLISFLTVFAASIAFLRTRDWKWDALSGAAAEVGVLFSGLALITGSIWGRHSWGVWWTWDPRLTTTLVMWFVYAGYLVLRTLDLPRERLGTVSAVVGIVAFLDVPLVFLSARLWRSIHPAVFASKGGGLEAEMKTTVIACIVAFGFLWVALTWLRAAQRRMAARIDVLATETTI
- a CDS encoding CcmD family protein — protein: MESTQWLLVANAAVWLGIGAYLFLLARAQQTLDRRIRHMEMLGDDK
- the guaB gene encoding IMP dehydrogenase, encoding MSKIVCKALTFDDVLLQPGYSEVTPDLVDVSTWLTPEIRLNIPLLSAAMDTVTDSGMAISMARNGGVGVIHKNMPVDRQRIEVEKVKKSESGMIIDPVTIDPDYSVRQALELMAEYRVSGLPVVRGVELVGILTNRDVRFVKDLEGTQVREVMTSKNLVTVPVGTTLDEAKDLLHAHRIEKLLVVDEGNRLKGLITMKDIDKVQKYPNSCKDDNGRLRVGAAIGIGKDCEERAGALLAAGVDFLVLDSAHGHSRNVLRAIELVKGAFPKCQLVAGNVATYEGAKAILKAGADTVKVGIGPGSICTTRIVAGVGVPQVTAILESVRAARELGRCIIADGGVKFSGDVVKAIAMGADTVMVGSLFAGTDESPGETILYQGRSYKIYRGMGSIDAMKDGSSDRYFQEKSKKLVPEGIVGRVPVKGPVAESLYQLVGGLRSGMGYVGAADIKELQEKAQFVEISAAGLRESHVHDVIITKESPNYRIDNN
- the hisA gene encoding 1-(5-phosphoribosyl)-5-[(5-phosphoribosylamino)methylideneamino]imidazole-4-carboxamide isomerase, which produces MILFPAVDIKDGRCVRLRQGRADAETVFSDDPAAMARHWQDQGAKWLHVIDLDGAFSGMPANFELIRRICADLSVPVQLGGGIRDEATAKAYLDAGVQRLIIGTVALEEPDLYARLCAAFPGRIGVSLDAEGGRLKTKGWVADSGLTVDDVLPRLLDAGTAFVIYTDIDRDGMQTGVNLAALEKLAGMCPVPVIAAGGVATLEDVRALYPLTQTSSVEGAITGRAIYTGTLDLHAAMEWIAAQ
- the tatB gene encoding Sec-independent protein translocase protein TatB, which produces MFGIGSTELLVIMVVALIVLGPKNLPNIARTLGKAMGEFRRVSTDFQRTLNTEIDLEDHERRKKEAEKEFFDDKAKAEAPKAEQAKAETANATTESVGKNA
- a CDS encoding tetratricopeptide repeat protein, which produces MTNSTLTMNPLDGGRKLVLLAVCVGLAAMLGASFLYRLSNPSLVQQGRGPAAQEQAGEHDGEMEVVSALMQKVQQNPTDAGALFALGQHFLDHSDWARAESFLARAVVAAPADPQPLYMLGIAQYQQQSFDKAAETFERLIEIDPQPAARFNLGILYRHYLKAEAKGNAHLKAIMDDARAPEDLKAQARQELESATHGDKKQQDKKQ
- a CDS encoding imidazoleglycerol-phosphate dehydratase, which encodes MSQRSAAVFRETKETSIRLDLVVDGQGLVNVHTGFGMADHVITLAAFWAGFDLTLSCTGDLEIDAHHTVEDVGLCLGQALADALGERSGIARVGFARVPMDEALADVCIDISGRPWLEWRGDDLLPPVIAGQERDLWREFLKAFASAARMNLHVSFLYGRNGHHLLESAAKGLGLALRQAVRRDRETLLSTKGSLD
- a CDS encoding heme exporter protein CcmB, which encodes MLNAAIAIAAKDLRLLLSRGTGLVQALLLGLLLIFVFSLSQRVGEVMGPQGAAAIFWLASAFCQVLIFNTLFSIEEANGARFGLLLAPVPVQAVWLGKGIAGFTLLLCAQAVFLPAAIVFLGQTVSPLWHVGLATVLLADVGIVALGALLGALSQGQAARESLLSIVLFPLLVPVLLAGIRVGAAAFADDIPEGVESWLGLVAAFDALFLGAGIVLFPFVYGGEE